A stretch of Lathyrus oleraceus cultivar Zhongwan6 chromosome 6, CAAS_Psat_ZW6_1.0, whole genome shotgun sequence DNA encodes these proteins:
- the LOC127093740 gene encoding secreted RxLR effector protein 161-like, with protein sequence MEHCNVAITPVEPRLHLSNNEDEKDVDPTQYIRLIGSLHYLCNTRSDLAFSVSIVSRFTGIPKVSHLTTFKRILRYVKGFVGRRILFLAADMDIKWNFLGFTDFNWWGDKDDRKSTTGYIFMFGGTPISWCSMKELVVALSSCEVKYIVALLCACQAMWVMNILKELGSSDGEAVTLLVDNVFAINLSKNPIVMGGASILRRGFNS encoded by the coding sequence atggaACATTGTAATGTTGCCATTACTCCAGTTGAACCAAGGTTACACTTGTCAAATAATGAAGATGAGAAAGATGTTGATCCAACTCAATATATAAGGTTGATTGGATCCTTGCATTATTTATGCAATACGCGATCAGACTTGGCGTTTAGTGTCAGTATTGTGAGTAGATTCACGGGGATACCGAAGGTGTCTCACTTGACAACATTCAAGAGGATTCTAAGATATGTCAAAGGTTTTGTTGGCCGCAGAATTCTCTTTCTAGCAGCGGATATGGACATAAAATGGAATTTTCTCGGTTTTACTGATTTCAATTGGTGGGGAGATAAAGATGACCGAAAGTCTACAACTGGATACATCTTTATGTTCGGTGGAACACCAATCTCATGGTGTTCGATGAAGGAGTTGGTAGTTGCACTCTCATCTTGTGAGGTCAAGTACATTGTCGCTTTGTTATGTGCATGCCAAGCCATGTGGGTTATGAATATATTGAAGGAGCTGGGCAGCAGTGATGGTGAGGCTGTTACACTCCTAGTTGATAATGTTTTCGCGATTAATCTTTCTAAGAATCCAATTGTAATGGGaggagcaagcatattgagacGAGGTTTTAATTCTTGA